The genome window TAAAACTCGAAGTTCTTGAGCTTCTTCTGCGCCTTCTTCAGGGCCTTGGTGGCGCGCTTTTGGAACTTAGCGGCCTTCTTGCTGTTGGCGGCGGCCTCGGCCTTGTCCTGCGCCTTGGCGGCGGCCTTCACCACCTTCTTCTTGGCGGCCTCGGCGTTCTCCCGCGCGGTGGCCAGCCAATCGTCCTTGTTCTCCTCCACGTACTCCTTGAGCGCGGAGCCGCTCTCGTTGGCGGAGGTGGTGGCGGACTTCACGGCCTCGGAGGCGCGGTAGGTCAGGCCGGGCTTGCCACCGTTATCCAGGCTGGTGATACCCAGCCCGCCGAGCAGCGCCACGTCGGTGAGGAAGCCCTTGCGGCGGGCGTTCTTCTCCTGGGGATCCTGGGTCTCCCAGAAGGCGTGGCGACCCACGATGGTGGGCATGGCCAACAGAGCCAGGGTGGTGGCCGAGAGGCGGGGGAGCTTGCCCAGGGCCAGGAGGGAACCGGCACCCACCTTGGCGCCGCCCACGGCGCGGGCCACCAGCTCGGGGTCCTGGGGCACCTGGCGCGCGTACTTGCGCGGCAGCAGGGACCGGGTGCGGTTGAGCACGGATTCGGTGGCCTCCACGTGCTTCGCGGTGTTCATCAGGGTATCGGCGCCATCAGCGATGTACACCGAGGCCAGGGCGGGGCGGGCGAGTTTACGAATCATGGCACGCACTCCTTATGTTTCATATGCGATAGGTACAAACAGTCAGTCTAGCGCTTCGCTTACCAGCGGCGTTCCCACCACACGGCAAGGTGCGGGCGTTCCTCGCCCAGGGTGGTGGCCGCGCCGTGGCCGGGGTGTACCAGGGTGCTATCCGGGTAGACGTCAAAGATCCTGGTGGTGACGTCCTTGTAGAGCCGGGCAAAGTCGCTTTCCGACGTCGTCTTGCCCAGCCCACCGGGGAAGAGGCTATCGCCCACGAAGAGGTGGGTGATCCCGCCGAACTCGGCGGAGACGGCCGCGCCGCCGGGAGTGTGGCCGCGCAGGATAAGCACGGGAAGATCGTGCCCGGCGTGCGAGATCACGTCGCCGTGATGCAGTTCCACGTCCACCGGGCGAGGCAACGCGGGGGCGTCGAGGAAGGGGGCGTAATGGGTGGCTCCCGTGGCGTCGAGCACCTCCGCCAGGGCGCGGGTGTGATCCCGGTGCCGGTGGGTGCTGAGCACCTTGGTGATGGTGACCCCGGCCTCCTCCGCCATGCGCAGGATCGCCGGGGCGTTAGCGGCGGCGTCGATAAGCAGCCCCTCGCCCTCGGCGGAGAGCAGGTAGCAGTTGTTGTCCATGTCGGACACGGAGATGTGGTGCAGTTGTAATTCGCTCATGCCTGTTAAGCGTATATGGTGCTGGCGCTTCCGAGCGTATCGTTGGTATGTTCGAGTCTTGTTACTGCAATGGTGGAAGGGATGGAACACGCTGTGGCTGATCGCCTGGTAGTGCGGGGTGCGCGCGAACACAATCTCAAGGGCGTGGACGTGGATCTACCCAGGGAGGCGATGGTGGTTTTCACCGGGCTCTCCGGCTCGGGGAAGTCCTCCCTTGCCTTTGACACGATCTTTGCAGAGGGGCAGCGCAGGTACATTGAGTCCCTGTCCAGCTATGCCCGCATGTTCCTGGGGCAGATGGATAAGCCGGACGTGGACTTCATCGAGGGCCTTTCCCCGGCGGTGTCCATCGATCAAAAGTCCACCAACCGCAACCCGCGCTCCACGGTGGGCACCATCACGGAAATCTACGATTACCTGCGCCTGCTGTTCTCCCGCGCGGGCACGGCGCACTGTCCCACGTGCGACGCCCCCATTCAGCGCCAGACCCCGCAGCAGATCGTGGATCAGATTCTGGCCCTGGAGGAGGGGCTTAAGTTTCAGGTTCTGGCCCCGGTGATGCGGCGGCGCAAGGGGGAGTTCGTGGACCTCTTTGAGGACATCGCCGCCCAGGGCTATTCCCGCGTGCGGGTGGACGGGGAGGTCTATCCGCTGAGCGATCCGCCCAAGCTGAAAAAGCAGATCAAGCACGATATTGACGTGGTGGTGGATCGCTTGCAGGTCAAGGCCTCGCAGAAGCAGCGCCTCACCGAGTCCGTGGAGACCGCCCTGGGCCTGGCCGAGGGCGTGGTGGCGATGGAGTTTGTGAGCCTGCCGGAGGACGATCCCCAGCGGGTGCGCCGATTCTCGGAAAAACTCGCCTGCCCCAACGGGCACGCCCTGCACGTGGAGGAACTGGAGCCCCGCGCCTTTTCCTTCAACAGCCCCTTCGGCGCCTGCCCGGAGTGTGATGGCCTGGGCACCACCATCGAGATCGACGAGGATCTGTTGATCCCCGATCCCGAGGCCCCCGTGGATCAGGCCGTGCAGCCCTGGCACACCAGCCCCAACCACAAGTACTTTGAAAAACTCGTGGCGGGTCTGGCCGGGACGATGGGCTTCCACCCCAAGGACCCCTATTCCGCCCTCACCAAGGAACAGCGTACCGCGCTCGTCCACGGCACCGAGACCGAGGTGACAGTGCGGTATAAGAACCGCTACGGCCGCGTGCGCCAGTGGACGGCACCCTTTGAGGGCGTGGTGGGCTACCTCAAGCGCAAGATGGATCAGGCGGAGACGGAAAACCAAAAGGAACGCCTCCTGGCCTATACCCGGGAGATCGCCTGCCCGGCCTGCAAGGGCACCCGCCTGCGCCCGGAGATCCTGGCGGTGCGCCTGGCCTCTCAGTCCGGGGAACTTTCCATTGCCGGGCTCACGGAACTGAGCATCGAGGAGGCCTTTACGTTCCTGGACACCCTGGTGCTGGGTAAGCGCGAGGAGATGATCGCCGGGGCGGTGCTCAAGGAGATTCAGGCCCGGCTGCGCTTCCTGCTGGACGTGGGCCTCAATTACCTCACGCTCAACCGTTCCGCGGGCACGCTCTCTGGCGGCGAGGCCCAGCGCATCCGCCTGGCCACCCAGATCGGCTCCGGGCTGGCCGGGGTGCTCTACGTCCTCGATGAGCCCTCCATCGGCCTGCACCAGCGGGATAACCAGCGGTTGATCGGCACCCTGGAACGGCTGCGCGACCTGGGCAACACCCTGATCGTGGTGGAGCACGACGAGGATACGATCCGCGCGGCGGACTGGCTGGTGGACGTGGGCCCGCGCGCGGGCGAATACGGCGGCGAGGTGGTCTACCAGGGCACCCCCGAGGGAGTCTTAGAATCCGAGGAATCGCTCACCGGCGCGTACCTTTCCGGCCGCCGCGCGATTGGGGTGCCGGAGCAACGCCGGGCCATTGATCGCTCCCGCATGCTCAAGGTGGTGGGAGCGCGGGAGAATAACCTCAAGGGAATCAACGTGGAGATTCCCCTGGGGGTGCTGGCCTGCGTGACGGGCGTATCCGGTTCCGGCAAGTCCACCCTGGTCAATCAGATCCTGGCCAAGGTGCTGGCCAATGAACTCAACCGTGCCCGCCAGGTGCCGGGCCGGGCGCGCCGCGTGGAGGGGCTGGAGCACTTGGACAAGTTGGTGCAGGTGGATCAATCGCCCATCGGGCGCACTCCGCGCTCGAACCCGGCCACCTACACCGGGGTATTCGATAAGATCCGCACGCTCTTTGCGGAGACCCCGGAGGCCAAGGTGCGCGGCTATAAGGCGGGGCGCTTCTCCTTTAATATCAAGGGCGGGCGCTGCGAGGCCTGCCAGGGCGACGGCACGATCAAGATTGAGATGAACTTTCTGCCCGACGTGTACGTGCCCTGCGAGACCTGCGGTGGGGCGCGCTATAACCGCGAGACCCTGGAGGTCACGTACAAGGGCAAGAACATCGCGGAGGTTCTGGACATGCCGATCTCCGAGGCGGCGGTGTTCTTTGAATCCATCACCTCGATCCACCGCTACCTCAACACCCTGGTGGAGGTGGGGTTGGGGTACGTGCGCCTGGGACAATCCGCCACCACGCTCTCCGGTGGCGAGGCCCAGCGCGTGAAGCTGGCCAGCGAGCTGCAAAAGCGCTCCAACGGCCGCACCGTATATATCCTGGACGAGCCCACCACGGGCCTGCACTTTGAGGACATCCGCAAACTCCTCCTGGTGATCCAGGGCCTGGTGGACAAGGGCAACTCCGTGATCGTGATCGAGCACAACCTGGACGTGATTAAGTCCGCGGATTGGATCGTGGACATGGGCCCGGAGGGCGGCGATGGCGGCGGCCGCGTGGTGGCGCAGGGAACCCCGGAGCAGGTGGCCGAGGTGGAGGGCACGCACACTGGGCATTTCCTCAAGGCGCTGCTCTGAGGATAGGATGGGGCGTCCTAAAAACCAGCCCCTGGGAGGCCCTAGATCGTGAGTCGGTGCCAGATCATCGGTGCGTCCATCATGGTGAGTGTCCTGTGTGCCTCCTGCACCACCGTGACCGAACCGGAGCACATGGCTCACGTGGAGCAGGCCACGACCACGAGTGCGCCCCCGAGTGCGCGGAGCGTTCGCGCAGAATCCGCGCTGGGAAAGGAATTGCGCCGCGTGGTAGACGGCGCGGTGGCTCATCACGGTGGGCGCGCGGGCCTGGCGGTGGTCTCGGAGGGGCAGGTGTATTCCGCCGGGGACCCCGCGCAGGGAGCGGCGTGGTCCACGATCAAAGTACCCATCGCCATCGCGGCCTATCGGGCCGGTACTGCGGAGGATGACACCGCTCGGGCGGCCATCACTTATTCCGATAATGATGCCTCCGTGGAGTTGTGGAACTCCCTGGGCAAGAGCGCGGAGGCGAGCGCGGCGGTGCAGGAGGTGTTATCGCTCACCGGCGACCCCACCGACGTGGCCCGGCAGTGGGGGCACAGCGGCGCGCGGGTTTCCTTTGGCGAGGTGTCCTGGCCGCTGAGCGGGCAGGCGCTCTTTGCCTCCAAGGTGCAGTGCGTGGAGGGGGCCGAGCCCGTGGTGGAACTGATGGGGGAGATCTCCGAGGAACATAAGTACGGGTTGGGTTTGTTCCCGGGTGCGGTGTTCAAGGGCGGCTGGGGGCCCGATGATGATGGCGTGTTCACCATGCGCCAGTTGGGCGTGGTGGATGGCGTGGGCATAGCCATGTACGTACACCCGGAGGATGAGACGGAGTCCGAGGGGCGCGCCATGCTCGATGACATGGCGCGAGGGCTGCGGGAATTGCTGGCCAAGGGGGATATTCGGGCCTCGCGCGGGTGCTGATCCCGAGGCTGATTCTGGTGCCGATTTGCGCGGTGGAAGTGCGCCTGATATATTTTTAGGCACTACCGCCCAGAGCGTTATGCTTGGGACGCAAGAGGAGATCATCCCACCTTACGCCGCCTTATGGGCAGGCCACAGGTTAAGCCGCGCGGTATAGCGTGGCCGTAATGTTCTCCTGCATGCATGGAAAGTGTATGCAGGTTTTTCATTGGGTATGTATATCTGAATGTGGTGCGGTACGAAAGAACACTATTTACCCTGCTACTTGAGGAGTACACATCAGCGCTGAAGCTCGCATTAATGAGCGAATCCGAGTTCCCGAGGTTCGCCTCGTTGGCCCCGGTGGGGAACAGGTAGGCATTGTCCGTACTGATGACGCCCGCAAGTTGGCCTATGAGGCAGACCTGGATCTCGTCGAGGTCGCCCCGAAGGCTAAGCCCCCGGTCTGTAAGATCATGGACTACGGCAAGTACCGGTATGAGCAGGACCAAAAGGCCCGCGAGGCACGCCGGAACCAGCAGCAGACTGTAGTCAAAGAGCAGAAGTTTCGTCCCAAGATCGACGATCACGATTATGAGACGAAGAAGGGTAACGTAGTCCGGTTCCTGGAGAAGGGCTCCAAGGTCAAGGTAACCATCATGTTCCGTGGCCGCGAGCAGTCCCGACCGGAACTAGGGTTCCGCTTGCTGGATCGGTTGGCCCAGGACGTCGCAGAGGTGGGCGTCGTGGAGATGAAGCCCAAGCAGGACGGCCGGAACATGACGATGGTTCTGGGGCCGGTCCGCAAGGGTAAGAAGTAAGACACACGTTAATCAGGGATTGTGAAGGATCGAGCCATGAAGCAAAAGACCCACAAGGGCACCGCTAAGCGCATCAAGAAGACCGGCACCGGCAAGCTGCGCCGCGAGCAGGCTGGTCGTCGTCACCTGTTGGAGGGAAAGCCCTCCACCCGCACCCGTCGCCTCAAGGGCACGGTTGATGTGGCAAAGCCGGATACCAAGCGCGTCAAGCGTCTCCTCGGCCAGGCCTAATCAGGCCACCTGTCCCCACACCACCAACGAGATTTGAAAGAAGAGTATTACCGTGGCACGTGTTAAGCGGTCAGTGAACGCCAAGAAGAAGCGTCGCGAGATTCTCAAGTCCGCCAAGGGATACCGCGGTCAGCGTTCCCGCCTTTACCGCAAGGCCAAGGAGCAGTGGCTGCACTCCATGACCTACTCTTACCGGGATCGTCGCGCCCGCAAGCGCGAGTTCCGTAAGTTGTGGATTCAGCGCATCAACGCCGCCGCCCGCATGAACGGGATCACCTACAACCGCCTGATCCAGGGCCTCAAGCTGGCCGAGATCGAGGTGGATCGTAAGATCCTGGCGGAGCTGGCCGTGAATGACTTTGCTACCTTCTCCGCTATCTGCGAGAAGGCCAAGGCCGCCCTGCCGGAGGACGTGAACGCCCCCAAGGCTCAGGCCGCCTAAGGCGCCGTAGAAGGCAACCATAAGAAGCCCGCCGATAATGCACCTCGGCGGGCTTTTGCCTACCCTGGATACCTATGACCACGCCGCAGTTCCACCAGCAATACTCCAACTATGACAGCTATCACGCGGAAACCTTCGTCCCACCGCGTTCCTATATTCTCTCCGCCCTGCTGGCGTTTTTCCTGGGTCACTTTGGGGTGCATAACTTTTACCTGGGCTATCGCTCGCGGGCCATTACCCAGCTGAGCCTGTACATCGTGGGCTGGCTTTTATCCTTCGTGATCGTCGGCATCCCCATCGTGATCGCCGTGCGCATCTGGGCCTTCGTGGACTTCGTGCTGATCCTGCTGCGCGCCGGTACCTACACCACCGATCCCTATGGCCGGGAATTGACCTAAGCCCAGGTACGGTGGGGTTCATGCCTCTTGATTTTTCCGCTCCGTTCACGGAGCGCACCCCCAGGATTGTTGCGGCGGCCAAGCTTCACCGGGCGGCGGCGCGTCGGAAAGCACGAGCCTTCCTGGTGGAGGGGGAGAACGCGGTGGAAGCGGCGGTGACCACCGGGGCCGCCACGGACGTGTACGTCACCGAGCACGCGGCGCAGCGCTGTACGGAGATCGTGAAGTCCGCGCAGTACCTCAACGTGTACGTGCACCCGATCAGCGATAAGGCGGCTCGTTCGCTCACGGACATGGTGACCACCACCGGAATCTTTGCGGTCTGTGCCCCGGCGCTGTGGCCCATGCAGCGGGCCCTGGCGGGCAAGCCCACGCTGGTGTCCGTGCCGGTGGCCACCGCCGATCCCGGTAACGCGGGAACCCTGATTCGGGTCTCGGACGCGATGGGCGCGGACGCCGTGGTTTTTGCCGGGGAGACGGTGGACCCACAGGGTAATAAGGTGGTGCGAGCCTCGGCGGGTTCCCTGTTCCATCTTCCGGTGGCCCGCGAGGTCAAGGTGGAGTCCGTCCTGGATTCCCTGCGCAGCCGGGGCTTGCAGATCCTGGCCACCGCCGCGGACGGCGAGGTGGAATTGGATGGTGCGGGTGACCTGCTCCAGGCGCCCACCGCGTGGCTCTTTGGCAACGAGGCACACGGCCTGGGGGAGGAGTTGCTGGCGCAGGCGGATCACCGGGTGCGTATTCCCATTCGGGGCCGGGCGGAATCGCTGAACCTGGCCACGGCGGCGTCGATATGCCTTTATGAGTCCGCCCGCACGCAGGCCCAGGCAGCCGGATAAACTGAGTTGGTCAATCGGAGAGAGAAAGCAGGAAGAGGACACGGTGGCTGAGCACAATACTGAGCACTCTGTGCCGGAGATCGCGGAGGAAACCCTCCACCGCGCCGCGCAGGTGGCCCTTGACGCCCTGGAATCGGTGCGGGACCTAGAGGAACTGGCCCAGGCGCGGAAGGAGCACCTTTCCGACGCCGCCCCTATCTTGCAGGCGCGCCGAGCCCTGGGCTCCCTGCCCAAGGCCATGCGCAAGGACGCCGGACGCTGGGTGAACCAGGCGCGCGGGCGGGTGGAAAAGCGTTATTCCGAGGTCAAGGAGATCCTGGAGCGCAAGCACGCCGAGGAAATGTTGCGCCGCGAGGCCGTGGACGTCACAGTGCCCACCACTCGGCGGCAGGTGGGGGCCCTGCACCCGATCACCACCCTGAGCGAAACCATTGGGGACATCTTCGTGGGCATGGGCTGGGAGATCGCGGAGGGCCCCGAGGCGGAGGCGGAGTACTTTAACTTCGACGCACTCAACTTCATTCCCGACCATCCCGCCCGCACGTTGCAGGATACCTTTTACGTGGGCGCGGAGGACTCCGGCCAGGTCATGCGCACTCACACCTCTCCGGTGCAGGTGCGCACCATGCTTGACCGGGAGGTGCCGCTGTACATCGCCTGCCCGGGCCGCGTGTTCCGCACCGATGAGCTCGACGCCACCCACACCCCGGTGTTCCACCAGGTAGAGGGCCTGGCGGTGGATCGGGGCCTGACGATGGCACACCTGCGCGGAACCTTAGATCACCTGGCAAAGGAACTCTTTGGCCCGGAAACCCGCACCCGCATGCGCACCAATTACTTCCCGTTCACGGAGCCCTCGGCTGAGGTGGACGTGTGGTTCCCCAATAAGAAGGGCGGCGCGGGCTGGATCGAGTGGGGCGGCTGCGGCATGGTGAACCCTAACGTGCTGCGCGCGGTGGGTGTGGACCCCCAGGAGTACTCCGGCTTTGCCTTTGGCATGGGCCTGGAGCGCACCTTGCAGTTCCGCAACGGACTTTCGGATATGCGCGACATGGTTGAAGGCGATATCCGTTTCACCCTGCCCTTTGGTATTCAGGCCTAACGCGCGAAGGAGATACCGTGCTTATTTCACAGAACCTCATTACCCGGCACCTCGCGCGGAAGAACACCGGTTGGTCGGTGAGTCCCGAGGACCTCGATTCCGGCTTCGTGCGGGTGGGCTTTGAGACGGAGGGCTACGCCCCCTATCCGGAAACCACCGGCTCGCTCGTGGTGGGGCGCGTGGAGGAGATCGAGGAATTGACGGGCTTTAAAAAGCCCATTCGGTACTGCCAGGTGAACGTGGGCCAGGCCAATGGCACCGGGGAATTGCAGGGCATTATCTGTGGTGCCCGCAACTTCCGAGAGGGCTCCCTGGTGGTGGTGTCCCTGCCGGGGGCGGAACTTCCCGGCGGCTTCAAGATCGCCGCGCGCAAGACCTACGATCACATCTCCAACGGCATGATTTGCTCGGCCACGGAACTGGGGCTGACGGATAAGGCTACCGACGGCATCATCATCCTGGACGAGGGCGAGCCGGGGGAGGACGCCCGCCCCCTCGTGGGACTCGATGACGTGATCTTTGACGTGAACGTGACCCCGGATCGCGGTTATGCGTTGAGTCTGCGTGGCCTGACCAGGGAACTCGCCTCCGCCTTTGATCTCCACTATGAGGACCCCGCCGAGGCAGCTCCGGGCCAGGAGCCCGGCGGCGAGTGCCTGGCGGTGACCGTGGCGGAGGAGACCAAGACGCGGCGCTTTGGCCTGCGCAAGGTCAGCGGCATCGACCCCACGGCGGTGTCCCCGTTCTGGTTGCAGCGGGAACTCATGGCCTTTGGCGCGCGCCCGGTCAATGCGGCCACGGACGTGACCAATTACGTCATGTTCATCCTGGGCCAGCCCATGCATGCCTTCGACGCTAGCGTGATCGCGGGGGACCTCACGGTGCGTTGCGCCACGGCGGGGGAGAAACTCACCACTCTCGATCACGTGGAGCGCACGCTCGACCCGCAGGACGTGGTGATCTGCGATGAGGCCGGGATTCAGTCGCTCGCCGGGGTGATGGGCGGAAGCATCTCGGAGATCAGCGAGTCCACCACCGAGGTGTACTTTGAGGCCGCCACCTGGGACCCGCTCACGGTGGCACGCACCAGCCGCCGCCACAAGCTCAGCTCGGAGGCCTCGCGCCGCTTTGAGCGCGGCGTGGATCCGGCCCTGGTGGAGGTTGCCCTGGACATGGCCTGCGATCTGCTGGTGAGCATCGCTGGAGGCCGGGCCGAGCCCACCCGCACGCTGGTGGGGGAGATCCCCGCCATGCCGCAGATTCGCATGGCGGTCGGCCGCCCCGCGCAGGTGGCGGGCGTGGAGTACGGTGCGGAGACGGTGATCAACCGCCTGCGCGAGGTGGGTTGCTCCGTGGAGCAGGACGCCGAGGACCTCCTGGTCACCCCGGCTACTTGGCGCGGCGACCTCACGATGGATGCCGACCTGGTGGAGGAGGTGCTGCGCCTAGAGGGGTTGGAGGACATCCCCTCGATCCTGCCCACGCCCAAGGGCGGGCGTGGCCTGAGCCCGGTGCAGCGGCGTCGGCGCGCCGTCGGCCATGCCCTGGCTTACCACGGTTACGCGGAGATTCTTCCCTCGCCCTTTACCGCCACGGATATTTTCGATACCTGGGAGTTGGAGCAGGATGACGCCCGCCGCCGCACCGTGGCCGTGCGCAATCCGCTGGAGGCGGATCACGCCGTGCTCGCCACCACCCTCCTGCCCGCCATGCTGGAGGCCGTGGGCCGCAACGCGGCCAGGGGGCGCGCGGACTTAAGCCTCTTTGGTATCCAGCAGGTGTTCTTCCGGCGCGGCGAGCGCACCCCCATGCCCTCGGTGGCGGCGCGTCCCTCGGAGGAGGAGGTGCGCGCGGTGATGGACTCCCTGCCGGAGCAGCCTCTGCATGTGGCCACCGTGGGTGGCGGCAACATCGAGTACGCCGGTCCCTGGGGCGAGGGCCGCGCCTATACCTACGCGGACGCCATCGAATCCGCCCGCGTGGTGGCGCGCGCGGCGGGCGTGGAATTAGAGGTGCGCCAGGCCCAGGAGCGTCCTTGGCACCCCGGCCGGTGCGCGGCATTGCTTATCGACGGTCACGTGGTGGGCCACGCCGGTGAACTCCACCCACAGGTACTGGAGGCCATGAACCTCCCGGCCCGGCTGTGCGCGATGGAACTCGATCTCACGGCCCTGCCCTTCTCCCAGGAGGCTCCGGCCCCGGTGCTCTCCGCGTTCCCGGCCCTGCACCAGGACATCGCCCTGGTGGTGGACGAGGCCGTGGCGGTGCAGGATATTCGCGCCGCCCTGGTGGAGGGGGCCGGTGAATTGCTGGAGGACGTGCAGCTCTTTGATATTTACCGTGCTGACGCGGTGGGC of Corynebacterium sp. 21KM1197 contains these proteins:
- the rpmI gene encoding 50S ribosomal protein L35; this translates as MKQKTHKGTAKRIKKTGTGKLRREQAGRRHLLEGKPSTRTRRLKGTVDVAKPDTKRVKRLLGQA
- the uvrA gene encoding excinuclease ABC subunit UvrA; the protein is MADRLVVRGAREHNLKGVDVDLPREAMVVFTGLSGSGKSSLAFDTIFAEGQRRYIESLSSYARMFLGQMDKPDVDFIEGLSPAVSIDQKSTNRNPRSTVGTITEIYDYLRLLFSRAGTAHCPTCDAPIQRQTPQQIVDQILALEEGLKFQVLAPVMRRRKGEFVDLFEDIAAQGYSRVRVDGEVYPLSDPPKLKKQIKHDIDVVVDRLQVKASQKQRLTESVETALGLAEGVVAMEFVSLPEDDPQRVRRFSEKLACPNGHALHVEELEPRAFSFNSPFGACPECDGLGTTIEIDEDLLIPDPEAPVDQAVQPWHTSPNHKYFEKLVAGLAGTMGFHPKDPYSALTKEQRTALVHGTETEVTVRYKNRYGRVRQWTAPFEGVVGYLKRKMDQAETENQKERLLAYTREIACPACKGTRLRPEILAVRLASQSGELSIAGLTELSIEEAFTFLDTLVLGKREEMIAGAVLKEIQARLRFLLDVGLNYLTLNRSAGTLSGGEAQRIRLATQIGSGLAGVLYVLDEPSIGLHQRDNQRLIGTLERLRDLGNTLIVVEHDEDTIRAADWLVDVGPRAGEYGGEVVYQGTPEGVLESEESLTGAYLSGRRAIGVPEQRRAIDRSRMLKVVGARENNLKGINVEIPLGVLACVTGVSGSGKSTLVNQILAKVLANELNRARQVPGRARRVEGLEHLDKLVQVDQSPIGRTPRSNPATYTGVFDKIRTLFAETPEAKVRGYKAGRFSFNIKGGRCEACQGDGTIKIEMNFLPDVYVPCETCGGARYNRETLEVTYKGKNIAEVLDMPISEAAVFFESITSIHRYLNTLVEVGLGYVRLGQSATTLSGGEAQRVKLASELQKRSNGRTVYILDEPTTGLHFEDIRKLLLVIQGLVDKGNSVIVIEHNLDVIKSADWIVDMGPEGGDGGGRVVAQGTPEQVAEVEGTHTGHFLKALL
- a CDS encoding RNA methyltransferase — protein: MPLDFSAPFTERTPRIVAAAKLHRAAARRKARAFLVEGENAVEAAVTTGAATDVYVTEHAAQRCTEIVKSAQYLNVYVHPISDKAARSLTDMVTTTGIFAVCAPALWPMQRALAGKPTLVSVPVATADPGNAGTLIRVSDAMGADAVVFAGETVDPQGNKVVRASAGSLFHLPVAREVKVESVLDSLRSRGLQILATAADGEVELDGAGDLLQAPTAWLFGNEAHGLGEELLAQADHRVRIPIRGRAESLNLATAASICLYESARTQAQAAG
- the pheS gene encoding phenylalanine--tRNA ligase subunit alpha, with translation MAEHNTEHSVPEIAEETLHRAAQVALDALESVRDLEELAQARKEHLSDAAPILQARRALGSLPKAMRKDAGRWVNQARGRVEKRYSEVKEILERKHAEEMLRREAVDVTVPTTRRQVGALHPITTLSETIGDIFVGMGWEIAEGPEAEAEYFNFDALNFIPDHPARTLQDTFYVGAEDSGQVMRTHTSPVQVRTMLDREVPLYIACPGRVFRTDELDATHTPVFHQVEGLAVDRGLTMAHLRGTLDHLAKELFGPETRTRMRTNYFPFTEPSAEVDVWFPNKKGGAGWIEWGGCGMVNPNVLRAVGVDPQEYSGFAFGMGLERTLQFRNGLSDMRDMVEGDIRFTLPFGIQA
- the pheT gene encoding phenylalanine--tRNA ligase subunit beta, coding for MLISQNLITRHLARKNTGWSVSPEDLDSGFVRVGFETEGYAPYPETTGSLVVGRVEEIEELTGFKKPIRYCQVNVGQANGTGELQGIICGARNFREGSLVVVSLPGAELPGGFKIAARKTYDHISNGMICSATELGLTDKATDGIIILDEGEPGEDARPLVGLDDVIFDVNVTPDRGYALSLRGLTRELASAFDLHYEDPAEAAPGQEPGGECLAVTVAEETKTRRFGLRKVSGIDPTAVSPFWLQRELMAFGARPVNAATDVTNYVMFILGQPMHAFDASVIAGDLTVRCATAGEKLTTLDHVERTLDPQDVVICDEAGIQSLAGVMGGSISEISESTTEVYFEAATWDPLTVARTSRRHKLSSEASRRFERGVDPALVEVALDMACDLLVSIAGGRAEPTRTLVGEIPAMPQIRMAVGRPAQVAGVEYGAETVINRLREVGCSVEQDAEDLLVTPATWRGDLTMDADLVEEVLRLEGLEDIPSILPTPKGGRGLSPVQRRRRAVGHALAYHGYAEILPSPFTATDIFDTWELEQDDARRRTVAVRNPLEADHAVLATTLLPAMLEAVGRNAARGRADLSLFGIQQVFFRRGERTPMPSVAARPSEEEVRAVMDSLPEQPLHVATVGGGNIEYAGPWGEGRAYTYADAIESARVVARAAGVELEVRQAQERPWHPGRCAALLIDGHVVGHAGELHPQVLEAMNLPARLCAMELDLTALPFSQEAPAPVLSAFPALHQDIALVVDEAVAVQDIRAALVEGAGELLEDVQLFDIYRADAVGEGKKSLTFSLLFRAADRTLTDAEANEARLAAARCAEERWGAHLRG
- the rplT gene encoding 50S ribosomal protein L20; its protein translation is MARVKRSVNAKKKRREILKSAKGYRGQRSRLYRKAKEQWLHSMTYSYRDRRARKREFRKLWIQRINAAARMNGITYNRLIQGLKLAEIEVDRKILAELAVNDFATFSAICEKAKAALPEDVNAPKAQAA
- a CDS encoding DoxX family protein; this encodes MIRKLARPALASVYIADGADTLMNTAKHVEATESVLNRTRSLLPRKYARQVPQDPELVARAVGGAKVGAGSLLALGKLPRLSATTLALLAMPTIVGRHAFWETQDPQEKNARRKGFLTDVALLGGLGITSLDNGGKPGLTYRASEAVKSATTSANESGSALKEYVEENKDDWLATARENAEAAKKKVVKAAAKAQDKAEAAANSKKAAKFQKRATKALKKAQKKLKNFEF
- the infC gene encoding translation initiation factor IF-3, with the protein product MSAEARINERIRVPEVRLVGPGGEQVGIVRTDDARKLAYEADLDLVEVAPKAKPPVCKIMDYGKYRYEQDQKAREARRNQQQTVVKEQKFRPKIDDHDYETKKGNVVRFLEKGSKVKVTIMFRGREQSRPELGFRLLDRLAQDVAEVGVVEMKPKQDGRNMTMVLGPVRKGKK
- a CDS encoding TM2 domain-containing protein, which codes for MTTPQFHQQYSNYDSYHAETFVPPRSYILSALLAFFLGHFGVHNFYLGYRSRAITQLSLYIVGWLLSFVIVGIPIVIAVRIWAFVDFVLILLRAGTYTTDPYGRELT
- a CDS encoding MBL fold metallo-hydrolase; translation: MSELQLHHISVSDMDNNCYLLSAEGEGLLIDAAANAPAILRMAEEAGVTITKVLSTHRHRDHTRALAEVLDATGATHYAPFLDAPALPRPVDVELHHGDVISHAGHDLPVLILRGHTPGGAAVSAEFGGITHLFVGDSLFPGGLGKTTSESDFARLYKDVTTRIFDVYPDSTLVHPGHGAATTLGEERPHLAVWWERRW